One genomic segment of Candidatus Krumholzibacteriia bacterium includes these proteins:
- a CDS encoding glycosyltransferase family 2 protein, with product MDRTTQPTSRPDVSVVVPLYDEQDNVVRLAEHTHQALARAPFRWELVLVDDGSNDHTLEEARGVQRRYGGHVKVVSLQRNFGQTAAMQAGLDRARGQVVVTLDGDLQNDPEDIPRLVAKLIDEDLDLVVGWRRQRQDGFWLRRVPSRLANKLIRRVTGVDVHDYGCSLKAYRASLVRQMRLYGEMHRFIPAWAAMATSPRRIAELEVQHHAREAGRSKYGISRVSRVLLDLLVVHFFLHYRSMPGHFFGAIGLTVGGVGALILAYLAGVKFIGGEDIGGRPLLLVGVVCLIASVQLVTTGVVTELVARTWFSSPGVHSYVVREEDATRVTDLAEQGSTDEAWHEGDRAAESRAT from the coding sequence GTGGACCGCACGACGCAGCCGACCTCCCGCCCCGACGTCAGTGTCGTCGTGCCGCTGTACGACGAACAGGACAACGTCGTTCGTCTGGCCGAGCACACGCACCAGGCCCTGGCGCGGGCACCTTTCCGCTGGGAACTGGTCCTGGTCGACGACGGCAGCAACGATCACACCCTCGAAGAAGCACGCGGCGTCCAGCGACGCTACGGCGGCCACGTGAAGGTCGTGTCGTTGCAGCGCAACTTCGGACAGACCGCTGCCATGCAGGCCGGCCTGGATCGAGCGCGTGGGCAGGTGGTCGTGACCCTCGACGGTGACCTGCAGAACGATCCCGAGGACATCCCGCGGCTGGTGGCCAAGCTCATCGACGAGGATCTCGACCTGGTCGTCGGCTGGAGGCGCCAGCGGCAGGACGGCTTCTGGCTGCGCCGCGTCCCGTCGCGTCTGGCCAACAAACTGATCCGCCGGGTGACCGGCGTCGACGTCCACGACTACGGTTGCAGCCTGAAGGCCTACCGCGCGTCGCTCGTGCGTCAGATGCGTCTGTACGGAGAGATGCATCGATTCATTCCCGCCTGGGCCGCCATGGCCACCTCGCCGCGGCGCATCGCCGAACTCGAGGTCCAACACCACGCGCGCGAGGCCGGCCGGTCGAAGTATGGAATCTCGCGGGTGTCGCGCGTGCTGCTCGATCTGTTGGTCGTGCACTTCTTCCTGCACTACCGCTCCATGCCGGGGCATTTCTTCGGGGCGATCGGCCTGACCGTCGGCGGCGTGGGGGCACTGATCCTCGCCTACCTGGCCGGGGTGAAGTTCATCGGCGGTGAGGACATCGGAGGCCGGCCGTTGTTGCTGGTGGGAGTGGTCTGTCTGATCGCATCGGTGCAGCTGGTGACGACCGGAGTGGTCACCGAACTCGTCGCGCGGACGTGGTTCAGTTCTCCCGGCGTGCATTCGTACGTGGTGCGCGAGGAGGACGCGACACGAGTCACCGACCTCGCGGAGCAAGGCAGCACCGACGAGGCCTGGCACGAGGGCGATCGGGCGGCGGAGTCCCGTGCGACGTGA
- a CDS encoding lysylphosphatidylglycerol synthase transmembrane domain-containing protein, whose protein sequence is MRRASMHWRWVAALVLLVGLVAGVQWKVGWVEVLTAWSRVTPVDALVVVGLTAIGYFARAQRLAAHFGSPVREHPWHCLRIVSIHNAANNILPMRTGEVGFPLLLKQTFGLRIGPTVASLLWLRLLDVLSLGLVVMVTLGVAHVGWALSVIGAVLVVLGPWGARSLLRRPWATPHFAARTLSTLREGLPGDGRAVLGTQVWSLVHWGSKLAAYTWLLVRLGDVAVPTATLAAVAGEATSVLPVHGFAGAGTYEAGVLAVLRPLGVPWGQAVQAAVNLHLFLLAVSVVAAALALMLPGRVATAESRP, encoded by the coding sequence GTGCGGCGCGCTTCGATGCACTGGCGGTGGGTGGCGGCCCTGGTCCTCCTCGTGGGTCTGGTCGCCGGGGTCCAGTGGAAGGTCGGCTGGGTCGAGGTGCTGACCGCGTGGAGTCGCGTGACGCCCGTCGACGCGCTCGTCGTCGTGGGCCTGACCGCGATCGGGTACTTCGCGCGGGCCCAGCGGCTGGCGGCGCATTTCGGATCGCCGGTGCGCGAGCACCCCTGGCACTGTCTGCGGATCGTCTCGATCCACAACGCCGCGAACAACATCCTGCCCATGCGGACGGGCGAGGTCGGGTTCCCGCTTCTCCTGAAGCAGACCTTCGGCCTGCGCATCGGACCGACGGTGGCGTCGCTCCTGTGGCTGCGCCTGCTCGACGTGCTGTCGCTGGGTCTGGTGGTGATGGTGACCCTGGGCGTGGCCCATGTGGGATGGGCCCTGTCGGTGATCGGCGCCGTCCTCGTCGTGCTCGGCCCCTGGGGAGCGCGGTCGCTGCTCCGGCGGCCGTGGGCGACACCGCACTTCGCGGCGCGAACCTTGTCGACCCTGCGGGAGGGACTGCCCGGGGACGGGCGGGCGGTCTTGGGGACCCAGGTGTGGAGTCTGGTGCACTGGGGGAGCAAGTTGGCCGCCTACACCTGGCTCCTCGTCCGGCTCGGCGACGTGGCCGTCCCGACCGCCACCCTGGCCGCCGTTGCCGGCGAGGCGACCAGCGTGCTCCCGGTGCACGGATTCGCCGGCGCGGGCACCTACGAGGCCGGGGTGCTGGCGGTGCTGCGGCCGCTGGGTGTTCCCTGGGGCCAGGCCGTGCAAGCCGCGGTGAACCTCCATCTCTTCCTGCTCGCGGTGTCGGTGGTCGCTGCTGCCCTGGCGCTGATGCTCCCGGGGCGCGTGGCGACCGCCGAGAGCCGCCCGTAG